From the genome of Paucidesulfovibrio longus DSM 6739, one region includes:
- a CDS encoding sensor histidine kinase: MTDKSYYSGLRRSMIGTIVVVSLTPLLILAALGGYQFHSAYKQKVLAHMEQLVLGHKQSIDAFLFGKLAEIRVLADVTDFEKVRDDDGLSRLLLSMQERYGGVFVDLGLVNAQGTQVAYSGPFRLGRADYGHALWFQETMQREFYISDVFLGLRGLPHFIVAVKHSWGGQEYILRSTIDFVAFNRLVENIRIGETGLAYIVSRGGEFQTKPRRQVAMSQSFLNEVLSPEQNMGQSRFGGPVPAHVHLGQDPATGEDSVFVTAGLKNGDWILVFQQTQEDAFLLFLRARNFALVGVLLSTLAIGFMAIVLSKRILNTVVETDRQKDMMNEQVIEAGKLASLGELAAGIAHEINNPVAIMVEEAGWIQDLMEEEDLRAMENSQEVLRALGQIRTQGGRCKEITHKLLSFARKIDPTMKTVHINELIEEMAALSEQRARFANVHIVTELAEALPPIEASPSELQQVFLNLINNAIDAMDHEGGQLKVTTRREENQVVISVSDTGQGIPKANLQKIFDPFFTTKAVGKGTGLGLSICYGIIQKMGGEISVSSVLDVGTTFHIRLPLRKGEADDEGRA, from the coding sequence ATGACGGATAAGAGCTACTACAGCGGATTGCGCCGGAGCATGATCGGCACCATCGTGGTCGTGTCCCTGACGCCGCTGCTGATCTTGGCCGCGCTGGGCGGCTACCAGTTTCATTCCGCCTACAAGCAGAAGGTGCTCGCGCACATGGAGCAGCTGGTGCTCGGCCACAAGCAGAGCATCGACGCCTTCCTGTTCGGCAAGCTGGCCGAGATCCGGGTGCTGGCGGACGTGACGGACTTCGAGAAGGTCCGGGACGACGACGGCCTGTCCCGGCTGCTCCTGAGCATGCAGGAGCGGTACGGCGGCGTGTTCGTGGACCTGGGTCTGGTCAACGCCCAGGGAACGCAGGTGGCCTATTCCGGCCCGTTCCGCCTGGGCCGCGCGGACTACGGCCACGCGCTCTGGTTCCAGGAAACCATGCAGCGCGAGTTCTATATTTCGGACGTGTTCCTTGGCTTGCGCGGGCTGCCCCATTTCATCGTGGCCGTGAAGCACAGCTGGGGCGGGCAGGAGTACATCCTGCGTTCGACCATTGATTTCGTGGCCTTCAACCGGCTGGTGGAGAACATCCGCATCGGCGAGACCGGACTGGCCTACATCGTCAGCCGGGGCGGCGAATTTCAGACCAAGCCGCGCCGCCAGGTGGCCATGAGCCAATCTTTCCTGAACGAAGTGCTCAGCCCGGAGCAGAACATGGGGCAGAGCCGTTTCGGCGGGCCGGTCCCGGCCCACGTGCATCTGGGCCAGGATCCCGCCACGGGCGAGGACAGCGTCTTCGTCACGGCCGGGCTGAAGAACGGGGACTGGATTCTGGTTTTCCAGCAGACCCAGGAAGACGCCTTCCTGCTCTTCCTGCGCGCGCGCAACTTCGCCCTGGTGGGCGTGCTGCTCAGCACCCTGGCCATCGGTTTCATGGCCATCGTGCTTTCCAAGCGCATCCTGAACACGGTCGTGGAGACGGACCGCCAGAAGGACATGATGAACGAGCAGGTCATCGAGGCGGGCAAGCTGGCCTCCCTGGGCGAGCTGGCCGCGGGCATCGCCCACGAGATCAACAATCCCGTGGCCATCATGGTCGAGGAGGCGGGCTGGATTCAGGATCTGATGGAAGAGGAGGATCTGCGGGCCATGGAGAACTCCCAGGAAGTGCTCCGCGCGCTGGGGCAGATTCGCACCCAGGGCGGGCGCTGCAAGGAGATCACCCACAAGCTGCTTTCCTTTGCCCGCAAGATCGACCCGACCATGAAGACCGTGCACATCAACGAGCTGATCGAGGAGATGGCCGCGCTTTCCGAGCAGCGGGCCCGCTTCGCCAACGTGCACATCGTCACGGAGCTGGCCGAGGCCCTGCCGCCCATCGAGGCCTCCCCCTCGGAACTCCAGCAGGTCTTCCTGAACCTGATCAACAACGCCATCGACGCCATGGACCACGAAGGCGGCCAGCTCAAGGTCACGACCCGGCGCGAGGAGAACCAGGTGGTCATCTCCGTTTCGGACACGGGCCAGGGCATACCCAAGGCCAACCTGCAAAAGATCTTCGATCCGTTCTTCACCACCAAGGCCGTGGGCAAGGGCACGGGCCTGGGACTCTCCATCTGCTACGGCATCATTCAGAAGATGGGCGGCGAGATCAGCGTGTCCAGCGTGCTCGACGTGGGCACCACCTTCCACATCCGCCTGCCACTCCGCAAGGGCGAGGCCGACGACGAAGGCAGGGCGTGA
- a CDS encoding response regulator, with protein MILIVDRNPHVREFLGREFRNRGFGVRGAGSSEDMERLLGSEVLPDLLIVDPDLPSRGGEALLRFLRSEHPGLPLVLHGHGVGELVPPGPAVVELVEKSGRIDALGVAVRRALGRAHPGSGGAEVGHDG; from the coding sequence ATGATCCTCATTGTGGACCGCAACCCGCATGTGCGCGAATTCCTTGGCCGGGAGTTTCGGAATCGCGGCTTCGGCGTGCGCGGGGCGGGCAGCAGCGAGGACATGGAACGCCTGCTCGGTTCGGAAGTTCTTCCGGACCTGCTCATCGTCGATCCTGATCTTCCTTCGCGTGGCGGCGAAGCATTGCTGCGCTTTCTCCGTTCCGAGCATCCGGGCCTGCCGCTCGTGCTGCACGGACATGGAGTCGGCGAACTGGTGCCGCCGGGACCTGCCGTGGTGGAATTGGTGGAAAAGAGCGGGCGCATCGACGCGCTCGGCGTGGCGGTGAGACGCGCGCTCGGGCGCGCGCATCCGGGTTCCGGCGGCGCGGAGGTGGGGCATGACGGATAA
- a CDS encoding TatD family hydrolase: protein MSKKNKKPRPGPETLELPLCGVDSHAHLDMRDSEADEDGRELPDDLEEVLRAAKNAGVARVGNVFLGPEAYERGRGLFAAHPEVFFILGIHPTDALHYTPERLEKMRAAFLADPRLRAVGEIGLDYYWDDAPPEAQEPALRAQLGLARDLGLPPVIHCRDAEAETLRILDDEGFAGRALLWHCFGAGPELAEAVLARGWTVSIPGPVTYRKNDELRAAVAMIPLERMLVETDSPYLAPEPWRGKRNHPALAAFTAAAVAEIKGLAPEEVWRATGQNALRFFRLDNS, encoded by the coding sequence ATGAGCAAGAAGAACAAAAAGCCCCGCCCAGGGCCGGAAACGCTGGAACTGCCGCTTTGCGGCGTGGATTCGCACGCCCACCTGGACATGCGCGATTCGGAAGCGGACGAGGACGGGCGTGAACTGCCCGATGATCTGGAAGAAGTGCTGCGCGCGGCGAAAAACGCGGGCGTGGCCCGCGTGGGCAACGTCTTTCTCGGCCCGGAGGCCTACGAACGCGGTCGCGGACTCTTTGCCGCGCATCCCGAAGTCTTTTTCATCCTCGGCATCCACCCCACAGACGCGCTCCACTACACGCCCGAACGCCTGGAAAAAATGCGCGCCGCCTTTCTCGCCGATCCGCGCCTGCGCGCCGTGGGCGAAATCGGGCTGGACTACTACTGGGACGACGCCCCGCCCGAAGCACAGGAACCCGCGCTGCGCGCGCAGCTCGGACTGGCGCGCGACCTGGGCCTGCCGCCCGTGATCCACTGCCGCGACGCCGAAGCCGAAACCCTGCGCATTCTCGACGACGAAGGCTTTGCCGGACGCGCCCTGCTCTGGCACTGCTTCGGGGCCGGGCCGGAACTCGCCGAAGCCGTGCTCGCGCGCGGCTGGACCGTGAGCATCCCCGGACCCGTGACCTACCGGAAAAACGACGAGCTGCGCGCCGCCGTGGCCATGATCCCCCTGGAACGCATGCTCGTGGAAACGGACAGCCCCTACCTCGCGCCCGAACCCTGGCGCGGCAAGCGCAACCACCCCGCACTCGCGGCCTTCACCGCCGCCGCCGTGGCCGAAATCAAGGGCCTCGCGCCCGAAGAAGTCTGGCGCGCCACCGGGCAAAACGCCCTGCGCTTTTTCAGGCTGGACAACTCGTAG
- a CDS encoding carboxypeptidase-like regulatory domain-containing protein, whose translation MRGAFFSVGVYWVACCMVVCAVAVCAPASAWGARLSIQEQEALLWRAVESVFEQSPELAAQARLLGVGSWMSGTAGAASDIDVTVGCRDAATERKLAERIRARVSELAGGAEHEINVTWRRDHLFEDRFRGEVGQKFFYDYADKSGEYRSCYVYEAGEGGLSRRRVQTERFWLDHELAVPKNVEGAYRFVEDSVIFLERYSTKPTLVQAEKAAKYLNNYEGFLKTELRRGVGSLDGLAELPPAMRERMQALLAYKAEAATDAAGALERLGTRLGVDSEVALEAEMRAFVRDTRRYLITARDDVELVEKLHRSGLLDRAGGPARAVKMRDELLSRIFKQLRVPLAAADAYMILKAYYEGGPQAAIMETGISLAGYAVPPALLAGLVADLVKEVFVAGVEWTGNALVFDPVNDSFLRGRVYAPDSPVHIFTWDQSPFKGLTRETLACRFGSPEMLRAGVNRYLDQAKGWNAGLFATEGAGDVTPRLLAQMSVDLEKSQDWLSARQQEGLLLALGDYEGVPRPLEVVVNGREAGEGSVGLARVTTADDGVARFEVLLMGEFGFGRIVPPSAGYYEKIICERGWEKAAQWLKANLTEQYRPGYDVRCAVRLGENTGWILTGPWPADGAAIRLGSGGGRFAAKSLALLARPGKGAVGEFAADLTFTITYKDGFEDRRAQRSVRLIAGLDRSALLVRVLDAATGRPIPGAGVAASGPSGLSGAADGVGEVRFDAVSAGTYSVRAGAPGYQKGMANAEVRPGDDAVAVVRLTPLPEDKGRENNKGVLPRTKPESIPDNPKPAPPATKARPVQETAPSRPSPEQACACLHQWKMGPEQQELVESARRAYSDFCGAEMRAIQAIRLENGRCVGEYEFWSCRKSAQPDNWWMSSSWSGSVGTGEAAALCGKQ comes from the coding sequence ATGCGAGGGGCGTTCTTTTCCGTCGGCGTGTATTGGGTGGCGTGCTGCATGGTCGTCTGTGCGGTGGCGGTGTGTGCGCCCGCTTCCGCGTGGGGCGCGAGACTGAGCATTCAGGAACAGGAAGCGCTGCTTTGGCGGGCCGTGGAGAGCGTTTTCGAGCAATCTCCGGAACTGGCCGCGCAGGCGCGGCTGCTGGGAGTGGGCTCCTGGATGAGCGGCACGGCGGGAGCCGCCTCTGACATTGACGTCACCGTGGGCTGCCGGGACGCGGCAACGGAACGCAAACTGGCCGAGCGCATCCGCGCCAGAGTTTCCGAACTCGCGGGCGGGGCCGAACACGAGATCAACGTGACTTGGCGCCGCGACCATCTTTTCGAGGACCGCTTCCGGGGCGAGGTGGGCCAGAAATTCTTCTACGACTATGCGGACAAGTCCGGCGAGTACCGTTCCTGTTACGTCTACGAGGCAGGGGAGGGCGGCCTTTCGCGCCGCCGGGTGCAAACTGAGCGGTTTTGGCTGGATCATGAACTGGCCGTGCCCAAGAACGTGGAAGGTGCGTATCGGTTCGTGGAAGATTCGGTGATCTTCCTGGAGCGGTATTCCACGAAGCCGACGCTGGTGCAGGCGGAAAAGGCCGCAAAATATCTTAACAATTACGAAGGCTTTCTCAAGACCGAACTGCGGCGCGGCGTGGGCTCCCTGGACGGACTGGCCGAACTGCCGCCGGCCATGCGTGAGCGCATGCAGGCTCTGCTCGCCTACAAGGCGGAAGCGGCCACGGACGCGGCCGGGGCGTTGGAGCGGCTGGGCACGCGCCTCGGTGTGGATTCGGAAGTCGCGCTGGAGGCGGAGATGCGCGCCTTTGTGCGCGATACGCGGCGGTACCTGATTACGGCGCGGGACGACGTGGAATTGGTGGAAAAGCTGCATCGTTCCGGACTGCTGGACCGGGCTGGCGGCCCTGCCCGGGCCGTGAAGATGCGCGACGAGCTTCTTTCCCGAATCTTCAAGCAATTGCGGGTGCCCCTGGCCGCGGCCGACGCCTACATGATCCTGAAAGCCTATTACGAAGGCGGGCCTCAGGCGGCGATCATGGAAACGGGAATTTCCCTGGCAGGCTATGCCGTGCCTCCGGCCCTTCTGGCCGGACTCGTGGCTGACTTGGTCAAAGAAGTATTCGTGGCAGGGGTGGAGTGGACCGGAAACGCCTTGGTCTTCGACCCCGTCAACGACAGTTTTCTGCGCGGCAGGGTCTACGCGCCGGATTCCCCGGTCCATATCTTCACTTGGGACCAGAGCCCGTTCAAGGGGTTGACTCGCGAGACGTTGGCCTGCCGCTTCGGCAGTCCGGAAATGCTCCGGGCCGGAGTGAACCGCTACCTGGACCAAGCCAAGGGCTGGAACGCGGGACTTTTCGCCACGGAAGGAGCCGGAGACGTGACGCCGCGCCTGCTGGCGCAGATGTCCGTCGATCTGGAGAAATCACAGGATTGGCTTTCCGCCCGGCAGCAAGAGGGGCTGCTTCTGGCCCTGGGCGACTATGAAGGAGTGCCGCGTCCGCTGGAAGTCGTGGTCAATGGCCGCGAAGCCGGGGAGGGCAGTGTCGGCCTCGCGCGCGTCACCACGGCGGATGACGGCGTGGCTCGCTTCGAGGTGCTGCTCATGGGCGAGTTCGGTTTCGGCAGAATCGTGCCGCCCTCAGCGGGCTACTACGAAAAAATCATCTGCGAACGGGGCTGGGAAAAGGCGGCGCAATGGCTCAAGGCGAACCTGACGGAGCAGTACCGACCGGGATACGACGTGCGCTGCGCGGTGCGCCTGGGCGAAAACACGGGCTGGATTCTGACCGGGCCGTGGCCCGCGGACGGCGCCGCCATCCGGCTCGGTTCGGGGGGCGGGCGTTTTGCCGCGAAGAGTCTTGCGCTGCTGGCGCGGCCAGGAAAGGGCGCGGTCGGCGAGTTCGCCGCGGATTTGACCTTCACGATTACGTATAAGGATGGTTTCGAAGACAGACGCGCCCAGCGGAGCGTTCGTCTGATCGCCGGACTGGATCGGTCCGCTTTGCTTGTCCGCGTGCTGGATGCGGCCACGGGAAGACCGATTCCAGGGGCCGGAGTGGCCGCATCCGGGCCGTCCGGACTGTCCGGCGCAGCGGACGGCGTCGGCGAGGTGCGTTTCGACGCGGTTTCAGCGGGAACGTATTCCGTCCGTGCCGGTGCGCCGGGATACCAAAAAGGCATGGCCAACGCGGAGGTGCGTCCCGGCGATGACGCGGTGGCCGTGGTGCGGCTGACCCCCCTGCCCGAAGACAAGGGGCGCGAAAATAACAAGGGCGTCCTGCCGCGCACGAAGCCGGAATCGATACCGGACAATCCGAAGCCCGCACCCCCCGCCACCAAAGCCCGACCTGTTCAGGAAACCGCACCGTCCAGACCTTCGCCGGAGCAGGCCTGCGCCTGTCTGCATCAATGGAAGATGGGACCGGAACAGCAGGAACTCGTCGAGTCCGCGCGGCGGGCTTATTCTGATTTCTGTGGCGCGGAGATGCGCGCAATCCAGGCCATTCGACTGGAGAACGGGCGTTGCGTGGGAGAATACGAGTTCTGGTCCTGCCGCAAGAGCGCGCAGCCGGACAATTGGTGGATGTCCAGTTCCTGGTCGGGCAGCGTGGGAACCGGGGAAGCAGCCGCTCTCTGCGGAAAGCAGTGA
- a CDS encoding cobyric acid synthase, translating into MKSLICGHHEPGDGRRFAHGGDVRALAERAGCSVEELDDFSASLNPLGPPSWLERELARAALDAASYPDAESREVCLAACELYKVWPTQVCAGNGASELLLAAARAAAYSGFRRAVIPVPSYVDYERVCEAAGLEPSFLPLDPERDFALDDEALARALARSETSPAVVFLCSPNNPTGTLASAGRIRALAEAHPHCRFIADESFADFVPGLDRLVRERPDNVLVIHSLTKFYAIPGLRLGLAFGAPELIFQLRKAQPEWSVNVAAQRVGARALRDLPYQAETRAVVRRLREKLALGLGFVPGIKVFPSEANFLLCRVERLGQGVQPLFEKLLSQRIAIRPCGNFRGLDDRYFRVAVRTREQNERLCEALEVYFGLRRPPRVLKARKKPAIMLQGTSSNAGKSVLAAALCRILLQDGLSVAPFKAQNMSLNSYVTRDGREMGRAQVTQALACRLEPDARMNPVLLKPGSDTGSQVIVMGKPVGNMNVAEYVRYKPRAFEQVCRAYDSLAAEHDVMVIEGAGSPAEINLKAHDIVNMKMAEYADAQVLLVSDIDRGGVFASLVGTMDLLAESERARVAGYVLNRFRGDKRLLDPALSAMVSMTGRRVLGVVPHIHNLGLPEEDSVSFKAGERAIDVVKDEAAVDVACLDLGHISNFNDLDPLMQEPDVNLRIVHSPHELGRPDAVILPGSKNTVADMRQLKGAGMLAALRALPGKTVIVGICGGFQMLGAEIADPLGLETDLGTVDGFGFLPLRTTLAAEKTLTRALGTHLLSGRGVYGYEIHHGVTRPLTDEAVPIIEGRDGPLGYGLASGRVWGTYLHGVFDDDGFRRWFINELRAARGLDPLEGVGASYGLEAALDHLASVVRENLDMGAVYRALGMDGQAQASLLR; encoded by the coding sequence ATGAAATCACTCATCTGCGGACACCACGAGCCGGGCGACGGCAGGCGTTTCGCGCACGGCGGGGACGTGCGCGCCCTTGCCGAGCGCGCGGGCTGCTCCGTGGAGGAACTGGACGACTTTTCCGCGAGCCTGAACCCGCTCGGCCCGCCGTCCTGGCTGGAGCGCGAATTGGCGCGGGCCGCCCTGGACGCGGCCAGCTATCCGGACGCCGAGAGCCGCGAGGTCTGCCTGGCGGCCTGCGAGCTGTACAAGGTCTGGCCCACCCAGGTCTGCGCGGGCAACGGCGCGTCCGAACTGCTCTTGGCGGCGGCGCGGGCAGCGGCCTATTCCGGCTTCCGCCGGGCCGTGATCCCGGTGCCGTCCTACGTGGATTACGAGCGGGTCTGCGAGGCCGCCGGGCTGGAACCCTCGTTCCTGCCGCTGGACCCGGAGCGGGACTTCGCCCTGGACGACGAGGCCCTGGCCCGCGCCCTGGCGCGCAGCGAAACCTCGCCCGCCGTGGTCTTCCTGTGCAGCCCGAACAATCCCACGGGCACGCTCGCCAGCGCAGGGCGCATCCGCGCGCTGGCCGAGGCGCACCCGCACTGCCGCTTCATCGCGGACGAGAGCTTCGCGGACTTCGTGCCCGGCCTGGACCGGCTCGTGCGCGAGCGGCCCGACAACGTCCTCGTCATCCACTCCCTGACCAAGTTCTACGCCATTCCGGGCCTGCGCCTGGGCCTGGCCTTCGGCGCGCCGGAGCTGATCTTCCAGCTCCGCAAGGCCCAGCCCGAATGGAGCGTGAACGTGGCGGCGCAGCGGGTGGGCGCGCGCGCCCTGCGCGATCTGCCCTACCAGGCCGAAACCCGCGCCGTGGTCCGCCGCCTGCGCGAAAAGCTGGCCCTGGGCCTCGGCTTCGTGCCGGGCATCAAGGTCTTTCCCTCCGAGGCGAATTTTCTGCTCTGCCGCGTGGAGCGGCTCGGCCAGGGCGTGCAGCCGCTCTTCGAGAAGCTCCTCTCCCAGCGCATCGCCATCCGGCCCTGCGGCAACTTCCGGGGTCTGGACGACCGCTATTTCCGCGTGGCCGTGCGCACCCGCGAGCAGAACGAACGGCTCTGCGAGGCCCTGGAGGTCTATTTCGGCCTGCGCAGGCCGCCTCGCGTGCTCAAGGCGCGCAAGAAGCCCGCGATCATGCTCCAGGGCACCAGCTCCAACGCGGGCAAGAGCGTGCTGGCCGCGGCCCTCTGCCGCATCCTGCTCCAGGACGGCCTGTCCGTGGCTCCGTTCAAGGCCCAGAACATGTCCCTGAACTCCTACGTGACCCGCGACGGCCGCGAGATGGGCCGCGCCCAGGTGACCCAGGCCCTGGCCTGCCGCCTGGAGCCGGACGCGCGCATGAACCCCGTGCTGCTCAAACCCGGCAGCGACACCGGCTCCCAGGTCATCGTCATGGGCAAGCCCGTGGGCAACATGAACGTGGCCGAATACGTCCGCTACAAGCCGCGCGCCTTCGAGCAGGTCTGCCGGGCCTACGACTCGCTCGCCGCCGAGCACGACGTCATGGTCATCGAGGGCGCGGGCAGCCCCGCCGAGATCAACCTCAAGGCGCACGACATCGTGAACATGAAAATGGCCGAATACGCGGACGCGCAGGTGCTGCTCGTCAGCGACATCGACCGGGGCGGGGTCTTCGCCTCCCTGGTGGGCACCATGGACCTGCTCGCCGAGTCCGAACGGGCGCGGGTGGCGGGCTACGTGCTCAACCGCTTCCGGGGCGACAAGCGCCTGCTCGACCCGGCCCTCTCGGCCATGGTTTCCATGACCGGACGCCGCGTGCTCGGCGTGGTGCCCCACATCCACAACCTCGGCCTGCCCGAGGAGGATTCCGTCTCCTTCAAGGCCGGGGAACGCGCCATCGACGTGGTCAAGGACGAGGCCGCCGTGGACGTCGCCTGCCTCGACCTGGGACACATCTCCAACTTCAACGACCTCGACCCGCTGATGCAGGAACCGGACGTGAACCTGCGCATCGTGCACAGCCCGCACGAGCTGGGACGGCCCGACGCGGTCATCCTGCCCGGCTCCAAGAACACCGTGGCCGACATGCGCCAGCTCAAGGGCGCGGGCATGCTCGCGGCCCTGCGCGCCCTGCCGGGAAAAACGGTCATCGTGGGCATCTGCGGCGGGTTTCAGATGCTCGGTGCGGAAATAGCCGACCCCCTGGGCCTGGAAACCGACCTGGGCACCGTGGACGGATTCGGGTTCCTGCCCTTGCGCACCACCCTCGCCGCCGAGAAAACCCTCACCCGCGCCCTGGGCACGCACCTGCTTTCGGGTCGGGGCGTGTACGGCTACGAGATCCACCACGGCGTGACCCGGCCGCTCACGGACGAGGCCGTGCCCATCATCGAGGGCCGGGACGGCCCCCTGGGCTACGGCCTGGCCTCGGGCCGCGTCTGGGGAACCTACCTGCACGGCGTGTTCGACGACGACGGCTTCCGGCGCTGGTTCATCAACGAGCTGCGCGCCGCGCGCGGACTCGACCCCCTCGAAGGGGTCGGCGCGTCCTACGGCCTGGAAGCCGCGCTGGACCACCTCGCCAGCGTGGTGCGCGAGAACCTGGACATGGGCGCTGTCTACCGCGCGCTGGGCATGGACGGCCAGGCCCAGGCCAGCCTGCTGCGATAG
- a CDS encoding protein kinase domain-containing protein, producing MHIDKYKILGRLGRGGMGVVYKAEQPLTGRVVALKLCRPVEIMLDVAGADKVRELFLAEARTMGRVRHPNVAAVLDAGEAEVPGLGRMPFFTMEYFCNNLGVLMGEEYDAEKPSRLFSVPRALRYARQICEALRRLHHEGIVHRDVKPFNVMITDEDRAVLIDFGLSRLRGETPPAQDRPRGMVVGSPFYAAPEQEADPESADARSDLYAVGVTLFRMLTGRLPKEGGLEREPGRDKASEGSDDPAARELRPELGPEWDEFFPRALARDPGGRFASAGRMLAALSGLERAFARGRSEACVFHEEPGEAAKPALPRAAPLRVALKRAPEVFGLDALWRPRRYTANDFEPRGEIVLDRTTGLFWQRGGSEYPLDFEQAAEYVAMLDESGYAGRSGWRLPMVEELCTLFVDRAAPGAFCFEPAFGADKARLWSADRKAFTAAWYVDADLGFVGWQDRTCSFYVRAVCGS from the coding sequence ATGCACATCGACAAATACAAGATCCTGGGTCGGCTCGGGCGCGGGGGCATGGGCGTCGTCTACAAGGCCGAGCAGCCGCTCACGGGCCGCGTGGTGGCGCTCAAGCTCTGCCGCCCGGTGGAGATCATGCTCGACGTGGCGGGCGCGGACAAGGTCCGGGAGCTGTTCCTGGCCGAGGCGCGGACCATGGGCCGGGTGCGCCACCCGAACGTGGCCGCGGTCCTGGACGCGGGCGAGGCGGAGGTGCCCGGCCTGGGGCGCATGCCCTTCTTCACCATGGAATATTTCTGCAACAATCTCGGCGTGCTCATGGGCGAGGAGTACGACGCGGAAAAACCCTCCCGGCTGTTTTCCGTGCCCCGCGCCCTGCGGTATGCGCGGCAGATTTGCGAAGCGCTGCGGCGGCTGCACCATGAAGGCATCGTCCACCGGGACGTGAAGCCCTTCAATGTGATGATCACGGACGAGGACCGGGCGGTGCTCATCGATTTCGGGCTTTCCCGGCTGCGCGGCGAGACTCCGCCCGCGCAGGACAGGCCGCGCGGCATGGTCGTGGGCTCGCCGTTCTACGCCGCGCCGGAACAGGAGGCCGACCCCGAATCCGCGGACGCGCGCAGCGATCTCTACGCCGTGGGCGTAACCCTCTTTCGTATGCTTACCGGACGCTTGCCCAAGGAGGGCGGCCTGGAACGGGAACCGGGGCGCGACAAGGCGTCGGAAGGGTCGGATGATCCCGCGGCCAGGGAGCTGCGGCCGGAGCTGGGGCCGGAATGGGACGAGTTTTTCCCGCGGGCGCTGGCGCGCGATCCCGGCGGCCGGTTCGCCTCGGCCGGGCGGATGCTGGCGGCCCTGTCCGGGCTGGAGCGCGCCTTTGCGCGGGGGCGCTCCGAAGCCTGCGTGTTTCACGAAGAGCCGGGCGAGGCCGCAAAGCCCGCACTGCCGCGCGCCGCGCCGTTGCGCGTGGCCCTGAAGCGGGCGCCGGAGGTCTTCGGGCTGGACGCGCTCTGGCGGCCCCGGCGCTATACGGCGAACGATTTCGAGCCGCGCGGGGAAATCGTGCTCGACCGGACCACGGGCCTGTTCTGGCAGCGCGGCGGCAGCGAATATCCGCTCGATTTCGAGCAGGCCGCCGAATATGTGGCGATGCTTGATGAATCCGGGTATGCAGGGCGAAGCGGCTGGCGGCTGCCCATGGTGGAGGAGCTTTGCACGCTTTTCGTGGACCGCGCCGCGCCCGGAGCCTTCTGCTTCGAGCCCGCGTTCGGAGCGGACAAGGCCCGGCTCTGGAGCGCGGACCGCAAAGCCTTCACCGCGGCGTGGTACGTGGACGCGGACCTGGGCTTCGTGGGCTGGCAGGACCGCACTTGTTCCTTTTACGTTCGGGCCGTATGCGGTAGTTGA
- a CDS encoding metallophosphoesterase family protein, whose protein sequence is MSKDGNEQLLAVISDAHGNVEALDRVLEDMDRRGIRDCVCLGDIVGYGPEPEACVRRIRERGIPSVLGNHEQGLRGGKYLQWFNPPARKAVEKTRTMLSDDSVQWLRGLPETLEFQGMLCVHGCPPDSVNKYLYTLDEDELAGVFRSYPHRFAFAGHTHELNLYSYDGSAARREEFWDKPVTLEPDRRYLVNAGAVGQPRDGDNRAKYVLLDREKNVLQAVFVPYDVMKTVNAMRALGLNEGYVKRLL, encoded by the coding sequence ATGAGCAAGGACGGCAACGAGCAGCTTCTGGCCGTGATTTCGGACGCGCACGGCAATGTCGAGGCCCTGGACCGCGTGCTGGAGGACATGGACCGGCGCGGGATCAGGGATTGCGTCTGCCTGGGCGACATCGTGGGCTACGGCCCGGAGCCGGAAGCCTGCGTGCGGCGCATCCGCGAGCGCGGCATCCCCTCGGTCCTGGGCAACCACGAGCAGGGGCTGCGCGGCGGCAAGTATCTGCAATGGTTCAATCCCCCGGCGCGCAAAGCCGTGGAGAAAACCCGGACCATGCTTTCGGACGATTCCGTGCAATGGCTGCGCGGCCTGCCCGAAACCCTGGAGTTCCAGGGCATGCTTTGCGTGCACGGCTGCCCGCCCGACTCCGTGAACAAATACCTCTACACGCTGGACGAGGACGAGCTGGCCGGGGTCTTCCGCTCCTACCCGCACCGGTTCGCCTTTGCCGGGCACACCCACGAGCTGAACCTCTACTCGTATGACGGCAGCGCGGCCCGGCGGGAGGAGTTTTGGGACAAGCCCGTGACCCTGGAGCCGGACAGGCGCTACCTCGTCAACGCCGGGGCCGTGGGCCAGCCGCGCGACGGCGACAACCGCGCCAAATACGTGCTGCTCGACCGCGAAAAGAACGTCCTTCAGGCGGTGTTCGTGCCATATGACGTGATGAAGACCGTGAACGCCATGCGCGCGCTGGGCCTGAACGAGGGCTACGTCAAAAGGCTGCTGTAA